The Mercurialis annua linkage group LG2, ddMerAnnu1.2, whole genome shotgun sequence genome contains a region encoding:
- the LOC126667835 gene encoding disease resistance-like protein DSC1 isoform X1 — translation MASSSSSKTSYDVFLSFRGADTRDNFTSHLHQKLVDKHILTFIDDRLDRGEKIESSLMKVIEESLISVVVFSKGYASSPWCLDELVKIIECREKMDRIVLPIFYLVDPSDVELGKGVFGDGFRKLQAKHKKSMDKWRNALEEATTLSGWDSKNHRPDSELIEAVVKEILKKIYPTSYSISAKLVGIDTQIEQILSLLHSGSDDKPYFVGLWGMGGIGKTTIAEALFSRISNQFGGCCFLSNVRENSSKFGLIQLKHNLLTELLGDENFNIRMLHVLPTSVLERLKRIKVMIVLDDVNESAQLSSLIGDLKSWLSPGSRVIITSRDYEVLRFCHKTYKVRQLQYSFALQLFNSYAFKPNNHSKDYTGLAKKVMKYAQGVPLALKLLGSHLCERSPKEWEIVLDKLKHSSHSEIHKILEISYNELEQEPKDIFLDISCFFKGESRIHVKDILEKGSGFRNFDWGIMRLVDKCLLTIGQGDVLDMHDLIQATGKEIAQQEGSRLMNFKVISQMLTNNMENEAVQGIYLDLSEIRKVYLHPKAFSKMTNLRLLKFHRQNRDAQKLLESGLLDKSKYLHCLPNTLSLLHWEEYPYKFFPSNFSMENLVELTIAWCSITQLWDGDKCPQNLKRLNLCGCQQLLKLPNLSLARNLEKIYIIFCENLIEIDSSIKLLYNLTRLLIYECKKLKSLPEIPKGIKRLDLSISGVEELALSVPFLNVVNASLNLSGCRNLQKLPEITGNVLYLDISQTAIEELPSSIISSSSLIMLRMAQCEHLMILPDSICELDYLDELDLSGCRNFCKLPPLYGLNSLRKLCLDGTALVEIPNDIVSLPSLRELSLNSCKRLQILPKLPQQLIQLQVQNCTSLETAELSCYIPSIELSEYVEYLEMGYDNFVTFKFYYGNCLNLDENSRSSILAEAQFSLEEVAIAFNNSTAKILDSYQFCILGSEIPEWCKYESQGSSMGFELLPDCFNISFCGFAFSLVLDQFSFGFYDVPLCLEVECCFKSVTGVKHHLFSCCMRSTVDRVHFKSDHVLLWFNSNVDFGLNDWLIETGNNVMNEASFEFSAFNEWGKNKDTLNVKKCGVHLIYETDELKADEPPIEIMKLMDPALLLPTPSYFFEEAKEMDSDDKGSEENKEEKPDAEGIKGFFSKLLSCFEFFV, via the exons ATGGCATCTAGTTCATCTTCTAAAACAAGTTATGATGTTTTTCTCAGTTTTAGAGGAGCTGATACTCGTGATAATTTCACCAGCCATCTTCATCAAAAACTGGTGGATAAGCATATCCTAACTTTCATTGACGATAGGCTTGATAGAGGTGAAAAGATTGAATCATCCCTTATGAAAGTCATCGAAGAGTCACTAATTTCAGTCGTCGTTTTCTCAAAAGGGTATGCATCTTCTCCATGGTGTTTGGATGAACTCGTCAAGATTATTGAGTGTAGAGAGAAAATGGATCGAATTGTTTTGCCAATTTTCTATCTTGTTGATCCATCTGATGTTGAACTGGGAAAAGGAGTTTTCGGAGATGGATTCAGGAAGCTTCAAGCAAAGCACAAGAAGAGTATGGATAAGTGGAGAAATGCTTTGGAGGAGGCGACAACTTTATCTGGTTGGGATTCGAAGAATCACAG GCCTGATTCTGAATTAATTGAGGCAGTTGTCAAGGAAATCCTGAAGAAAATTTATCCTACCTCTTATAGCATTTCTGCTAAGTTGGTGGGGATTGACACACAAATTGAGCAAATTTTGTCATTATTGCATAGTGGGTCAGATGATAAACCTTATTTCGTTGGGCTTTGGGGAATGGGTGGCATAGGGAAAACCACCATTGCCGAAGCTCTTTTTAGTCGTATATCTAACCAGTTTGGTGGTTGCTGCTTCCTTAGCAATGTCAGGGAAAATTCATCAAAGTTTGGTTTGATTCAGCTAAAACATAATCTATTAACCGAGCTTTTAGGCgatgaaaattttaatataagaaTGCTTCATGTACTTCCCACTTCTGTCTTAGAGAGGCTGAAAAGAATTAAAGTAATGATCGTTTTGGATGATGTCAATGAGTCAGCCCAATTAAGTAGTTTAATAGGGGATCTCAAGAGTTGGCTGAGTCCAGGTAGTAGAGTCATTATAACAAGCAGAGACTACGAAGTGCTTCGGTTTTGTCACAAAACATACAAGGTTAGGCAACTCCAGTATAGTTTTGCTCTCCAGCTATTTAATAGCTATGCCTTTAAGCCGAACAATCATTCCAAGGATTATACCGGATTGGCAAAAAAAGTGATGAAGTATGCACAAGGTGTTCCACTAGCACTTAAATTATTGGGTTCTCATCTATGTGAAAGATCCCCAAAAGAATGGGAAATTGTATTGGATAAATTAAAACATTCTTCTCATTCTgaaattcataaaatattagaaataagcTATAATGAACTAGAACAGGAGCCAAAAGATATATTTCTTGATATATCATGCTTCTTTAAAGGAGAGAGTAGAATTCATGTGAAAGATATACTCGAGAAAGGTAGTGGGTTCAGAAATTTTGACTGGGGAATAATGCGCCTAGTTGATAAATGTCTTTTAACCATTGGGCAGGGTGATGTATTAGATATGCATGATCTTATACAAGCTACAGGTAAAGAAATTGCTCAACAAGAAGGCAGCAGATTGATGAATTTCAAGGTTATCAGTCAGATGTTAACTAATAACATG GAGAATGAAGCAGTTCAAGGCATATATTTGGACTTGTCTGAAATCAGAAAGGTTTACTTGCACCCTAAAGCTTTCTCAAAGATGACTAACTTAAGATTGCTGAAATTTCACAGGCAGAATCGGGATGCACAAAAACTGCTAGAATCAGGATTGCTAGATAAATCAAAATATCTTCATTGTCTTCCCAACACGCTAAGTTTGTTACATTGGGAAGAATATCCCTATAAATTTTTTCCATCAAACTTTTCCATGGAAAACCTTGTTGAGCTTACGATAGCATGGTGCAGTATCACACAACTTTGGGATGGAGACAAG TGTCCTCAAAATTTGAAAAGGTTGAATCTTTGTGGATGCCAACAACTATTGAAACTCCCAAATCTCTCTTTGGCTAGAAATTTGGAGAAAATATACATTATTTTCTGTGAAAATTTGATTGAGATTGACTCCTCTATAAAGCTCCTTTACAACCTTACTCGTCTCTTGATATATGAGTGCAAGAAACTGAAGAGTCTTCCTGAGATTCCTAAAGGCATAAAAAGGTTAGATCTAAGCATTTCTGGAGTGGAAGAGTTGGCCCTTTCGGTTCCATTTCTGAATGTCGTCAATGCAAGCCTCAATCTCAGCGGCTGTCGTAATCTTCAAAAGTTGCCAGAGATCACAggaaatgttttatatttagATATAAGTCAGACTGCAATAGAAGAATTGCCCTCATCAATCATATCTTCCTCATCACTTATTATGTTGAGAATGGCGCAATGTGAACATCTCATGATTCTCCCGGACAGCATTTGTGAGCTGGATTATCTTGACGAGCTTGATCTCAGTGGCTGCAGAAATTTCTGTAAATTGCCTCCTTTGTATGGTTTGAATTCCTTAAGAAAATTATGTCTAGATGGGACTGCACTTGTAGAAATCCCTAATGACATTGTCTCTCTACCATCACTTAGAGAATTGAGTTTAAACAGCTGCAAGAGACTCCAAATTTTGCCTAAGCTTCCACAGCAATTAATCCAGCTCCAAGTTCAAAACTGTACATCTTTGGAGACTGCAGAATTATCTTGCTACATTCCATCCATAGAACTGTCTGAATATGTTGAATACTTGGAAATGGGTTATGATAATTTCGTTACATTCAAATTCTATTACGGTAATTGCCTAAATTTGGACGAGAATTCACGTTCAAGCATTCTAGCAGAGGCACAGTTCAGTTTAGAAGAAGTAGCCATTGCTTTTAACAATTCT ACAGCGAAGATTTTGGATTCTTATCAATTCTGTATACTTGGAAGTGAAATTCCAGAGTGGTGCAAATATGAGAGCCAAGGATCTTCAATGGGGTTCGAACTCCTGCCTGATTGCTTTAACATTTCATTCTGTGGGTTTGCTTTTTCTTTAGTTCTTGATCAATTCAGCTTTGGCTTTTACGATGTGCCCCTCTGCCTTGAAGTTGAATGCTGTTTCAAAAGTGTGACTGGTGTAAAACACCACTTGTTCAGTTGTTGTATGCGTTCTACCGTAGATCGTGTGCATTTTAAATCAGATCACGTGCTCCTTTGGTTTAATTCCAATGTGGATTTTGGTTTAAATGATTGGCTCATAGAAACCGGCAACAATGTCATGAACGAGGCCTCATTTGAGTTTAGTGCATTTAATGAATGGGGAAAGAACAAGGATACATTAAATGTGAAGAAGTGTGGGGTACACCTGATTTATGAGACGGACGAGCTTAAAGCAGATGAACCACCCATAGAAATAATGAAATTGATGGATCCTGCTTTACTTCTTCCGACCCCTTCAT ATTTTTTTGAAGAAGCAAAAGAAATGGACTCCGACGACAAGGGAAGTGAAGAAAACAAGGAAGAGAAACCAGACGCGGAAGGAATTAAAGGGTTCTTCTCTAAGCTTCTTAGTTGCTTCGAGTTCTTTGTGTAA
- the LOC126667835 gene encoding disease resistance protein RPV1 isoform X4 — MASSSSSKTSYDVFLSFRGADTRDNFTSHLHQKLVDKHILTFIDDRLDRGEKIESSLMKVIEESLISVVVFSKGYASSPWCLDELVKIIECREKMDRIVLPIFYLVDPSDVELGKGVFGDGFRKLQAKHKKSMDKWRNALEEATTLSGWDSKNHRPDSELIEAVVKEILKKIYPTSYSISAKLVGIDTQIEQILSLLHSGSDDKPYFVGLWGMGGIGKTTIAEALFSRISNQFGGCCFLSNVRENSSKFGLIQLKHNLLTELLGDENFNIRMLHVLPTSVLERLKRIKVMIVLDDVNESAQLSSLIGDLKSWLSPGSRVIITSRDYEVLRFCHKTYKVRQLQYSFALQLFNSYAFKPNNHSKDYTGLAKKVMKYAQGVPLALKLLGSHLCERSPKEWEIVLDKLKHSSHSEIHKILEISYNELEQEPKDIFLDISCFFKGESRIHVKDILEKGSGFRNFDWGIMRLVDKCLLTIGQGDVLDMHDLIQATGKEIAQQEGSRLMNFKVISQMLTNNMENEAVQGIYLDLSEIRKVYLHPKAFSKMTNLRLLKFHRQNRDAQKLLESGLLDKSKYLHCLPNTLSLLHWEEYPYKFFPSNFSMENLVELTIAWCSITQLWDGDKCPQNLKRLNLCGCQQLLKLPNLSLARNLEKIYIIFCENLIEIDSSIKLLYNLTRLLIYECKKLKSLPEIPKGIKRLDLSISGVEELALSVPFLNVVNASLNLSGCRNLQKLPEITGNVLYLDISQTAIEELPSSIISSSSLIMLRMAQCEHLMILPDSICELDYLDELDLSGCRNFCKLPPLYGLNSLRKLCLDGTALVEIPNDIVSLPSLRELSLNSCKRLQILPKLPQQLIQLQVQNCTSLETAELSCYIPSIELSEYVEYLEMGYDNFVTFKFYYGNCLNLDENSRSSILAEAQFSLEEVAIAFNNSRRFWILINSVYLEVKFQSGANMRAKDLQWDFFEEAKEMDSDDKGSEENKEEKPDAEGIKGFFSKLLSCFEFFV, encoded by the exons ATGGCATCTAGTTCATCTTCTAAAACAAGTTATGATGTTTTTCTCAGTTTTAGAGGAGCTGATACTCGTGATAATTTCACCAGCCATCTTCATCAAAAACTGGTGGATAAGCATATCCTAACTTTCATTGACGATAGGCTTGATAGAGGTGAAAAGATTGAATCATCCCTTATGAAAGTCATCGAAGAGTCACTAATTTCAGTCGTCGTTTTCTCAAAAGGGTATGCATCTTCTCCATGGTGTTTGGATGAACTCGTCAAGATTATTGAGTGTAGAGAGAAAATGGATCGAATTGTTTTGCCAATTTTCTATCTTGTTGATCCATCTGATGTTGAACTGGGAAAAGGAGTTTTCGGAGATGGATTCAGGAAGCTTCAAGCAAAGCACAAGAAGAGTATGGATAAGTGGAGAAATGCTTTGGAGGAGGCGACAACTTTATCTGGTTGGGATTCGAAGAATCACAG GCCTGATTCTGAATTAATTGAGGCAGTTGTCAAGGAAATCCTGAAGAAAATTTATCCTACCTCTTATAGCATTTCTGCTAAGTTGGTGGGGATTGACACACAAATTGAGCAAATTTTGTCATTATTGCATAGTGGGTCAGATGATAAACCTTATTTCGTTGGGCTTTGGGGAATGGGTGGCATAGGGAAAACCACCATTGCCGAAGCTCTTTTTAGTCGTATATCTAACCAGTTTGGTGGTTGCTGCTTCCTTAGCAATGTCAGGGAAAATTCATCAAAGTTTGGTTTGATTCAGCTAAAACATAATCTATTAACCGAGCTTTTAGGCgatgaaaattttaatataagaaTGCTTCATGTACTTCCCACTTCTGTCTTAGAGAGGCTGAAAAGAATTAAAGTAATGATCGTTTTGGATGATGTCAATGAGTCAGCCCAATTAAGTAGTTTAATAGGGGATCTCAAGAGTTGGCTGAGTCCAGGTAGTAGAGTCATTATAACAAGCAGAGACTACGAAGTGCTTCGGTTTTGTCACAAAACATACAAGGTTAGGCAACTCCAGTATAGTTTTGCTCTCCAGCTATTTAATAGCTATGCCTTTAAGCCGAACAATCATTCCAAGGATTATACCGGATTGGCAAAAAAAGTGATGAAGTATGCACAAGGTGTTCCACTAGCACTTAAATTATTGGGTTCTCATCTATGTGAAAGATCCCCAAAAGAATGGGAAATTGTATTGGATAAATTAAAACATTCTTCTCATTCTgaaattcataaaatattagaaataagcTATAATGAACTAGAACAGGAGCCAAAAGATATATTTCTTGATATATCATGCTTCTTTAAAGGAGAGAGTAGAATTCATGTGAAAGATATACTCGAGAAAGGTAGTGGGTTCAGAAATTTTGACTGGGGAATAATGCGCCTAGTTGATAAATGTCTTTTAACCATTGGGCAGGGTGATGTATTAGATATGCATGATCTTATACAAGCTACAGGTAAAGAAATTGCTCAACAAGAAGGCAGCAGATTGATGAATTTCAAGGTTATCAGTCAGATGTTAACTAATAACATG GAGAATGAAGCAGTTCAAGGCATATATTTGGACTTGTCTGAAATCAGAAAGGTTTACTTGCACCCTAAAGCTTTCTCAAAGATGACTAACTTAAGATTGCTGAAATTTCACAGGCAGAATCGGGATGCACAAAAACTGCTAGAATCAGGATTGCTAGATAAATCAAAATATCTTCATTGTCTTCCCAACACGCTAAGTTTGTTACATTGGGAAGAATATCCCTATAAATTTTTTCCATCAAACTTTTCCATGGAAAACCTTGTTGAGCTTACGATAGCATGGTGCAGTATCACACAACTTTGGGATGGAGACAAG TGTCCTCAAAATTTGAAAAGGTTGAATCTTTGTGGATGCCAACAACTATTGAAACTCCCAAATCTCTCTTTGGCTAGAAATTTGGAGAAAATATACATTATTTTCTGTGAAAATTTGATTGAGATTGACTCCTCTATAAAGCTCCTTTACAACCTTACTCGTCTCTTGATATATGAGTGCAAGAAACTGAAGAGTCTTCCTGAGATTCCTAAAGGCATAAAAAGGTTAGATCTAAGCATTTCTGGAGTGGAAGAGTTGGCCCTTTCGGTTCCATTTCTGAATGTCGTCAATGCAAGCCTCAATCTCAGCGGCTGTCGTAATCTTCAAAAGTTGCCAGAGATCACAggaaatgttttatatttagATATAAGTCAGACTGCAATAGAAGAATTGCCCTCATCAATCATATCTTCCTCATCACTTATTATGTTGAGAATGGCGCAATGTGAACATCTCATGATTCTCCCGGACAGCATTTGTGAGCTGGATTATCTTGACGAGCTTGATCTCAGTGGCTGCAGAAATTTCTGTAAATTGCCTCCTTTGTATGGTTTGAATTCCTTAAGAAAATTATGTCTAGATGGGACTGCACTTGTAGAAATCCCTAATGACATTGTCTCTCTACCATCACTTAGAGAATTGAGTTTAAACAGCTGCAAGAGACTCCAAATTTTGCCTAAGCTTCCACAGCAATTAATCCAGCTCCAAGTTCAAAACTGTACATCTTTGGAGACTGCAGAATTATCTTGCTACATTCCATCCATAGAACTGTCTGAATATGTTGAATACTTGGAAATGGGTTATGATAATTTCGTTACATTCAAATTCTATTACGGTAATTGCCTAAATTTGGACGAGAATTCACGTTCAAGCATTCTAGCAGAGGCACAGTTCAGTTTAGAAGAAGTAGCCATTGCTTTTAACAATTCT CGAAGATTTTGGATTCTTATCAATTCTGTATACTTGGAAGTGAAATTCCAGAGTGGTGCAAATATGAGAGCCAAGGATCTTCAATGGG ATTTTTTTGAAGAAGCAAAAGAAATGGACTCCGACGACAAGGGAAGTGAAGAAAACAAGGAAGAGAAACCAGACGCGGAAGGAATTAAAGGGTTCTTCTCTAAGCTTCTTAGTTGCTTCGAGTTCTTTGTGTAA
- the LOC126667835 gene encoding disease resistance protein RPV1 isoform X5, whose translation MASSSSSKTSYDVFLSFRGADTRDNFTSHLHQKLVDKHILTFIDDRLDRGEKIESSLMKVIEESLISVVVFSKGYASSPWCLDELVKIIECREKMDRIVLPIFYLVDPSDVELGKGVFGDGFRKLQAKHKKSMDKWRNALEEATTLSGWDSKNHRPDSELIEAVVKEILKKIYPTSYSISAKLVGIDTQIEQILSLLHSGSDDKPYFVGLWGMGGIGKTTIAEALFSRISNQFGGCCFLSNVRENSSKFGLIQLKHNLLTELLGDENFNIRMLHVLPTSVLERLKRIKVMIVLDDVNESAQLSSLIGDLKSWLSPGSRVIITSRDYEVLRFCHKTYKVRQLQYSFALQLFNSYAFKPNNHSKDYTGLAKKVMKYAQGVPLALKLLGSHLCERSPKEWEIVLDKLKHSSHSEIHKILEISYNELEQEPKDIFLDISCFFKGESRIHVKDILEKGSGFRNFDWGIMRLVDKCLLTIGQGDVLDMHDLIQATGKEIAQQEGSRLMNFKVISQMLTNNMENEAVQGIYLDLSEIRKVYLHPKAFSKMTNLRLLKFHRQNRDAQKLLESGLLDKSKYLHCLPNTLSLLHWEEYPYKFFPSNFSMENLVELTIAWCSITQLWDGDKCPQNLKRLNLCGCQQLLKLPNLSLARNLEKIYIIFCENLIEIDSSIKLLYNLTRLLIYECKKLKSLPEIPKGIKRLDLSISGVEELALSVPFLNVVNASLNLSGCRNLQKLPEITGNVLYLDISQTAIEELPSSIISSSSLIMLRMAQCEHLMILPDSICELDYLDELDLSGCRNFCKLPPLYGLNSLRKLCLDGTALVEIPNDIVSLPSLRELSLNSCKRLQILPKLPQQLIQLQVQNCTSLETAELSCYIPSIELSEYVEYLEMGYDNFVTFKFYYGNCLNLDENSRSSILAEAQFSLEEVAIAFNNSTAKILDSYQFCILGSEIPEWCKYESQGSSMGFF comes from the exons ATGGCATCTAGTTCATCTTCTAAAACAAGTTATGATGTTTTTCTCAGTTTTAGAGGAGCTGATACTCGTGATAATTTCACCAGCCATCTTCATCAAAAACTGGTGGATAAGCATATCCTAACTTTCATTGACGATAGGCTTGATAGAGGTGAAAAGATTGAATCATCCCTTATGAAAGTCATCGAAGAGTCACTAATTTCAGTCGTCGTTTTCTCAAAAGGGTATGCATCTTCTCCATGGTGTTTGGATGAACTCGTCAAGATTATTGAGTGTAGAGAGAAAATGGATCGAATTGTTTTGCCAATTTTCTATCTTGTTGATCCATCTGATGTTGAACTGGGAAAAGGAGTTTTCGGAGATGGATTCAGGAAGCTTCAAGCAAAGCACAAGAAGAGTATGGATAAGTGGAGAAATGCTTTGGAGGAGGCGACAACTTTATCTGGTTGGGATTCGAAGAATCACAG GCCTGATTCTGAATTAATTGAGGCAGTTGTCAAGGAAATCCTGAAGAAAATTTATCCTACCTCTTATAGCATTTCTGCTAAGTTGGTGGGGATTGACACACAAATTGAGCAAATTTTGTCATTATTGCATAGTGGGTCAGATGATAAACCTTATTTCGTTGGGCTTTGGGGAATGGGTGGCATAGGGAAAACCACCATTGCCGAAGCTCTTTTTAGTCGTATATCTAACCAGTTTGGTGGTTGCTGCTTCCTTAGCAATGTCAGGGAAAATTCATCAAAGTTTGGTTTGATTCAGCTAAAACATAATCTATTAACCGAGCTTTTAGGCgatgaaaattttaatataagaaTGCTTCATGTACTTCCCACTTCTGTCTTAGAGAGGCTGAAAAGAATTAAAGTAATGATCGTTTTGGATGATGTCAATGAGTCAGCCCAATTAAGTAGTTTAATAGGGGATCTCAAGAGTTGGCTGAGTCCAGGTAGTAGAGTCATTATAACAAGCAGAGACTACGAAGTGCTTCGGTTTTGTCACAAAACATACAAGGTTAGGCAACTCCAGTATAGTTTTGCTCTCCAGCTATTTAATAGCTATGCCTTTAAGCCGAACAATCATTCCAAGGATTATACCGGATTGGCAAAAAAAGTGATGAAGTATGCACAAGGTGTTCCACTAGCACTTAAATTATTGGGTTCTCATCTATGTGAAAGATCCCCAAAAGAATGGGAAATTGTATTGGATAAATTAAAACATTCTTCTCATTCTgaaattcataaaatattagaaataagcTATAATGAACTAGAACAGGAGCCAAAAGATATATTTCTTGATATATCATGCTTCTTTAAAGGAGAGAGTAGAATTCATGTGAAAGATATACTCGAGAAAGGTAGTGGGTTCAGAAATTTTGACTGGGGAATAATGCGCCTAGTTGATAAATGTCTTTTAACCATTGGGCAGGGTGATGTATTAGATATGCATGATCTTATACAAGCTACAGGTAAAGAAATTGCTCAACAAGAAGGCAGCAGATTGATGAATTTCAAGGTTATCAGTCAGATGTTAACTAATAACATG GAGAATGAAGCAGTTCAAGGCATATATTTGGACTTGTCTGAAATCAGAAAGGTTTACTTGCACCCTAAAGCTTTCTCAAAGATGACTAACTTAAGATTGCTGAAATTTCACAGGCAGAATCGGGATGCACAAAAACTGCTAGAATCAGGATTGCTAGATAAATCAAAATATCTTCATTGTCTTCCCAACACGCTAAGTTTGTTACATTGGGAAGAATATCCCTATAAATTTTTTCCATCAAACTTTTCCATGGAAAACCTTGTTGAGCTTACGATAGCATGGTGCAGTATCACACAACTTTGGGATGGAGACAAG TGTCCTCAAAATTTGAAAAGGTTGAATCTTTGTGGATGCCAACAACTATTGAAACTCCCAAATCTCTCTTTGGCTAGAAATTTGGAGAAAATATACATTATTTTCTGTGAAAATTTGATTGAGATTGACTCCTCTATAAAGCTCCTTTACAACCTTACTCGTCTCTTGATATATGAGTGCAAGAAACTGAAGAGTCTTCCTGAGATTCCTAAAGGCATAAAAAGGTTAGATCTAAGCATTTCTGGAGTGGAAGAGTTGGCCCTTTCGGTTCCATTTCTGAATGTCGTCAATGCAAGCCTCAATCTCAGCGGCTGTCGTAATCTTCAAAAGTTGCCAGAGATCACAggaaatgttttatatttagATATAAGTCAGACTGCAATAGAAGAATTGCCCTCATCAATCATATCTTCCTCATCACTTATTATGTTGAGAATGGCGCAATGTGAACATCTCATGATTCTCCCGGACAGCATTTGTGAGCTGGATTATCTTGACGAGCTTGATCTCAGTGGCTGCAGAAATTTCTGTAAATTGCCTCCTTTGTATGGTTTGAATTCCTTAAGAAAATTATGTCTAGATGGGACTGCACTTGTAGAAATCCCTAATGACATTGTCTCTCTACCATCACTTAGAGAATTGAGTTTAAACAGCTGCAAGAGACTCCAAATTTTGCCTAAGCTTCCACAGCAATTAATCCAGCTCCAAGTTCAAAACTGTACATCTTTGGAGACTGCAGAATTATCTTGCTACATTCCATCCATAGAACTGTCTGAATATGTTGAATACTTGGAAATGGGTTATGATAATTTCGTTACATTCAAATTCTATTACGGTAATTGCCTAAATTTGGACGAGAATTCACGTTCAAGCATTCTAGCAGAGGCACAGTTCAGTTTAGAAGAAGTAGCCATTGCTTTTAACAATTCT ACAGCGAAGATTTTGGATTCTTATCAATTCTGTATACTTGGAAGTGAAATTCCAGAGTGGTGCAAATATGAGAGCCAAGGATCTTCAATGGG ATTTTTTTGA